In Mustela nigripes isolate SB6536 chromosome 2, MUSNIG.SB6536, whole genome shotgun sequence, a single window of DNA contains:
- the LOC132010002 gene encoding NFU1 iron-sulfur cluster scaffold homolog, mitochondrial-like: MMNPYTIKKQLLHQFVHKPLFPLPATLCNTVRHMFIQIQDTPNPNSLKFIPGKPVLETRTMDFPTQAAAFRSPLARQLFRIEGVKSVFFGPDFITVTKESEELDWNLLKPDIYATIMDFFASGLPLVTEETSSGEAGSEEDDEVVAMIKELLDTRIRPTVQEDGGDVIYKGFEDGIVHLKLQGSCTSCPSSIITLKNGIQNMLQFYIPEVEGVEQVMDDESDEKEANSP, encoded by the coding sequence ATGATGAATCCATACACCATTAAGAAACAGCTTCTGCATCAGTTTGTACATAAACCACTTTTCCCACTGCCTGCAACCTTATGTAACACAGTGAGACACATGTTTATTCAAATACAAGATACTCCAAATCCCAACAGTTTAAAGTTTATCCCAGGAAAACCAGTTCTTGAGACAAGGACCATGGATTTTCCCACACAAGCTGCAGCATTTCGCTCCCCTCTGGCTAGGCAGTTATTTAGAATTGAAGGAGTAAAAAGTGTCTTTTTTGGACCAGATTTCATCACTGTCACAAAGGAAAGTGAAGAGTTAGACTGGAATTTACTGAAACCAGATATTTATGCAACAATCATGGATTTCTTTGCTTCTGGCTTACCCTTAGTTACTGAggaaacatcttcaggagaagcaggatctgaAGAAGATGATGAAGTTGTGGCAATGATTAAGGAATTGTTAGATACTAGAATACGGCCAACTGTGCAGGAAGACGGAGGAGATGTGATCTATAAAGGCTTTGAAGATGGCATCGTACACCTCAAACTCCAAGGTTCTTGTACCAGCTGCCCCAGTTCAATCATTACTCTTAAAAATGGAATTCAGAACATGCTGCAGTTTTATATTCCGGAAGTAGAGGGTGTAGAACAGGTTATGGATGATGAATCAGATGAAAAAGAAGCTAACTCACCTTAA